Part of the Mycoplasmopsis columboralis genome, CAGCGCAGAAGAATTGGCTTCACATATTGCATTTATCTACGAAAAAAACGGTGTAGCAGGATTGGTGTCTGCTACTGCAGCGTTATGAATTATTAATGGTATTTTAGCTATTACAACACTTGTATTGATTATTGTAACTTTAGTTAAAGCAAACAAACTTCATATGCAAAGAACTCAAAACAATGAGTTAATGGCAAAAGAAGCAGATTCACACAAAAAATTCAAAATTCTTTCAATTGTTGGAATTTTCTTTGCTCCTTGTGCTATTGCAGGGTTAGTAATTAAATTAAAATCTCTTCCTAAGGCTTAATTATGTACAATTTAGAACAATTAAAAAAACAAACTAAATGAGCTAAAACTTGAGGAATGGAAGTTGCTCTGTTCCCGCTTATGCTAATCTTATTTGGTATTTTGATAGCAATAGGTGGAGCTATTAGCGGAGAATTTGTAATCTTTGCGACAATTGTATTAGTTCTAGTTGGAATTTATTATTTTGTATCTTTAATTATGGCTACAGTTTATGCCTTTAAATTAAGAAGATTAGCAGAATTTGTTAGAATGAAACATCCAAATGAAACAGGTTTTTATAATCCTTCAGCAGCTGGAACCTTATTTATTGTAGGTTGAGTGTTGACATTGTTTTTGCTTGGTGGATTAATTCTTTGAATTGGTGGAATTGTATTGGCTGTAAAAGCTAATGAATTTAATCGCATACTTGATACTATTAATTTTAATGAAACAACTAAAGCTCAAGCAAGCAAAACCGAAGAAGCAACTGTAGTTGAAAACAAATAAAAAATATAGTGTAGATATTTTTCATTTTCTCTAAAATTTGTATTCGTTATTTAAGAGCTTTATGCTCTTTTTTCTTTTGAGAAATTTGTGTTAAATTTTATAATAAAGTAAAATTTATTTATATGAGAACAAAATATATTTTAGTGCCTGGAGAAGCTTTAATTGATCGCTTCGAAAATACTACAGAGATTGTAGAAAAAGTTGGAGGAGCTCCTTTAAATGTTGCAGGAGCATTGCTCATGCTTCATCCAAATACCTATTTTGTGGGATGTGTGGGAAAAGATCTTCAAGGAGAACAAATCTTACATTATTTGCGATTAAATCACATTCCTACAATGTTAATTAAACAAATAATAAAACGCACCACTATTGCTCATGTTTATTTAGATTCTAGCGGCGAAAGACATTTTACATTTACTCGTGGAGCAGATGAAGAGATGTATTTAGCAGCACACCAAATCAGTGATACTAAAGGAGTTGTTCTTTCTTCTGCAACTGCTATTTTAGAAAACGAAACATATAATGTTTACTTGCAATATGGTCTTAGTAAACAAATTAATGATGCTTTAATTGCGTATGATCCTAATTATCGTCCAGCGCTTTTTAATACTCCTGAGTTGAAAAAATTATTTTTAGAAAGATCTCGTATTTTAACTTCGCTTGCTGATGTGGCAAAATTTTCTGAAGAAGAATTCGAACTTATATACAAACACTCTTATAAAGATCTAGTTAACAATAAAGAGCTTCAACGTGAATT contains:
- a CDS encoding carbohydrate kinase family protein, with the protein product MRTKYILVPGEALIDRFENTTEIVEKVGGAPLNVAGALLMLHPNTYFVGCVGKDLQGEQILHYLRLNHIPTMLIKQIIKRTTIAHVYLDSSGERHFTFTRGADEEMYLAAHQISDTKGVVLSSATAILENETYNVYLQYGLSKQINDALIAYDPNYRPALFNTPELKKLFLERSRILTSLADVAKFSEEEFELIYKHSYKDLVNNKELQREFALKLLVVTLGERGTFVYFKNTAFEVPSVKTTVVDTTGAGDSFFGYLVAQILKTTDNLLSLTVNEIKKMVFKANLCACFVISKIGALESLPSEDELERFYLKNKHLINE